The proteins below come from a single Triplophysa rosa linkage group LG12, Trosa_1v2, whole genome shotgun sequence genomic window:
- the si:dkey-30c15.13 gene encoding uncharacterized protein si:dkey-30c15.13 isoform X2, with protein MTQNMFQEGLYQVFFKERPQTRPLTVSTSAELKEARLVRWFGTVVNTRLLLAGVVQIFSAVFSVLSTISYTCLSFRCSVSMTAPVWCALLYLATGSLAIDVQRKPKKIKVMSLMGLNILSLLFGISSFITYTLKSTALGDVTTQQRIGVYVVKGSCILFILQCILTAIYTIFLIWRGLKCSSAPYRQDYSRVMQNTDEFTDPLLESEH; from the exons ATGACTCAGAACATGTTTCAGGAAGGACTCTATCAGGTGTTCTTCAAGGAACGCCCCCAGACCCGCCCACTCACAGTCTCCACATCTGCAGAGCTCAAGGAAGCCAGACTGGTCCGCTGGTTTGGGACTGTGGTCAACACACGTCTCCTCCTGGCTGGG gTTGTTCAGATTTTTAGTGCAGTCTTCAGTGTTCTCTCCACCATTTCTTACACGTGTTTGAGTTTCAGATGCTCTGTGTCTATGACTGCACCCGTCTGGTGTGCCCTGCTT TATCTTGCCACTGGTTCACTTGCAATCGACGTACAGAGGAAACCAAAAAAGATCAAA GTCATGTCTCTGATGGGTCTGAACATTCTCAGTCTGCTGTTTGGAATCTCTTCTTTCATCACCTACACATTGAAGTCCACAGCACTTGGAGACGTCACTACTCAGCAG CGTATAGGTGTGTATGTGGTCAAGGGCAGCTGTATTCTGTTCATCCTCCAATGTATATTGACAGCCATATATACAATCTTTCTTATTTGGAGAGGTCTGAAGTGTTCCAGCGCCCCCTACAGACAAGACTACAGCAGAGTAATGCAG AATACAGATGAATTTACAGATCCACTGCTGGAAAGTGAACACTGA
- the si:dkey-30c15.13 gene encoding uncharacterized protein si:dkey-30c15.13 isoform X1, giving the protein MTQNMFQEGLYQVFFKERPQTRPLTVSTSAELKEARLVRWFGTVVNTRLLLAGVVQIFSAVFSVLSTISYTCLSFRCSVSMTAPVWCALLYLATGSLAIDVQRKPKKIKVMSLMGLNILSLLFGISSFITYTLKSTALGDVTTQQRIGVYVVKGSCILFILQCILTAIYTIFLIWRGLKCSSAPYRQDYSRVMQVHTTITYFHIHHHTAKSVLLQIQKNI; this is encoded by the exons ATGACTCAGAACATGTTTCAGGAAGGACTCTATCAGGTGTTCTTCAAGGAACGCCCCCAGACCCGCCCACTCACAGTCTCCACATCTGCAGAGCTCAAGGAAGCCAGACTGGTCCGCTGGTTTGGGACTGTGGTCAACACACGTCTCCTCCTGGCTGGG gTTGTTCAGATTTTTAGTGCAGTCTTCAGTGTTCTCTCCACCATTTCTTACACGTGTTTGAGTTTCAGATGCTCTGTGTCTATGACTGCACCCGTCTGGTGTGCCCTGCTT TATCTTGCCACTGGTTCACTTGCAATCGACGTACAGAGGAAACCAAAAAAGATCAAA GTCATGTCTCTGATGGGTCTGAACATTCTCAGTCTGCTGTTTGGAATCTCTTCTTTCATCACCTACACATTGAAGTCCACAGCACTTGGAGACGTCACTACTCAGCAG CGTATAGGTGTGTATGTGGTCAAGGGCAGCTGTATTCTGTTCATCCTCCAATGTATATTGACAGCCATATATACAATCTTTCTTATTTGGAGAGGTCTGAAGTGTTCCAGCGCCCCCTACAGACAAGACTACAGCAGAGTAATGCAGGTACATACAACAATAACATATTTTCACATACATCATCACACTGCAAAATCTGTACtattacaaatacaaaagaaTATCTGA
- the syt1b gene encoding synaptotagmin-1b: MHEGKWDALQAGPTSSTSPTQKQNGPRILGLTISSPTAVHPQTTATERSFPRIRSKFLNELHKVHLPSWAPVALGFLTVLLIISCILCACRKFIFKKRKEKGGKEKSEKNGINMSDVKDEGTKQAVRPGTDSEPQEENTESKQTAKLGKLLYTLDYNFTDSALIVGVIQAEGLAAMDMSGTSDPYVKVYLLPDKKKKFETKVHRKTLDPTFNEHFTFKVPYAELGGKTLVMTVYDFDRFSKHDAIGDVRVQMNKVDFSHLTEEWRDLQKAEKEEQERLGDICLSLRYVPTAGKLTVVILEAKNLKKMDVGGLSDPYVKIHLMQNGKRLKKKKTTTKKNTLNPYYNESFSFEVLSEQIQKVQVVVTVLDYDKIGKNDAIGKIFVGLNSSGTEQRHWSDMLANPRRPIAQWHALKPEEDVDAELSKK, translated from the exons ATGCACGAGGGCAAGTGGGATGCTCTGCAGGCTGGTCCTACCTCGTCCACATCACCCACTCAAAAGCAGAATGGTCCGCGGATACTCGGACTCACGATTTCTTCACCCACTGCAGTTCATCCACAGACCACAGCCACGGAGCGATCTTTTCCTAGAATCCGAAGCAAGTTTTTAAATGAGCTCCATAAAGTGCATT TGCCATCTTGGGCTCCGGTGGCACTCGGCTTCCTCACGGTCCTCCTTATAATCTCCTGCATCCTCTGTGCCTGTAGAAagtttatatttaagaaaaggaAAGAGAAGGGTGGGAAAgagaaaagtgaaaaaaatggtaTCAACATGTCAGACGTGAAAGACGAGGGAACGAAACAG GCTGTCCGTCCTGGCACTGATTCTGAGCCCCAGGAGGAGAACACAGAGTCGAAACAGACTGCAAAGCTTGGAAAACTGCTTTACACCCTTGACTACAACTTTACTGACAGTGCG ttaATCGTAGGTGTGATTCAGGCCGAAGGCCTTGCTGCTATGGACATGAGTGGCACCTCAGATCCATACGTGAAAGTTTACCTCCTCCcagacaagaagaagaagtttgAGACTAAAGTTCACCGCAAAACCTTAGATCCCACGTTCAATGAACATTTTACTTTTAAG GTTCCATACGCAGAGCTTGGTGGAAAGACGTTGGTCATGACTGTGTATGACTTTGACCGCTTCTCCAAACACGATGCTATTGGTGACGTGAGGGTGCAGATGAATAAGGTGGATTTCAGTCATCTGACGGAGGAGTGGAGAGACCTGCAGAAAGCCGAGAAAGAGGAG CAGGAGCGGTTGGGTGATATTTGCTTGTCACTGCGCTACGTCCCCACTGCTGGAAAACTCACTGTTGTTATTCTGGAGGCCAAAAACCTCAAAAAAATGGATGTGGGCGGTCTATCAG ACCCTTATGTGAAAATCCACCTGATGCAGAACGGCAAAAGactgaagaaaaagaaaactacAACTAAGAAAAACACACTGAACCCGTATTACAATGAATCATTTAGCTTCGAAGTGTTGTCGGAGCAGATTCAG AAAGTGCAGGTTGTGGTGACAGTGCTGGACTACGACAAAATCGGAAAAAACGATGCCATTGGAAAGATTTTTGTTGGACTGAACAGCTCAGGAACTGAGCAACGCCATTGGTCGGATATGCTGGCCAATCCGAGAAGACCCATCGCCCAATGGCACGCACTCAAACCTGAGGAGGATGTGGATGCTGAACTGTCGAAGAAATGA
- the bbs10 gene encoding Bardet-Biedl syndrome 10 protein isoform X1, with the protein MHEECVSLQQSLSVVGVLECVVRRCVGPEGGSVLLTRDTGEIIITRHGQRILSTLHLEHPMARMVLDCVSAHAQVTADGTKSFILLLAALLRGIRNSADKHGIGHSSAPYLRNLAHRLLAFSCKEFDDVITHKILPNASFYCSCHSYKSSSILDLLVGGYIAGRLGVGQADILKRVLCEFYHKVSQGQDAVRTITFLHSHFSLLHTTVTGLPIGCSEVIEGLVVTRDWSVWTDPNGSAKALIIYESLGSCLIAASNNISLCVQHDWLSRTDRALEQKLASVLQLQVCVLLSSVKQPESVLQWARLNHISLLECVDSAQLDLLCRISGTETVPHPSLQHLLMLKFCSRFQLGGHRYACLGTFSQGVPQAHTLVLCGPAPGLLDQIVCVSRGVFTLLEHLCQSIISTQKQLNKYTDSEIETQENLESSVPVSSQSQRSDLDLSQIFLSSQDLWDRIMRAGGVIPVGGTFEFLLHHFLLNARNHGDSESCRLLAEALLCVPRTLYSRRRFLDAQTHLLSELKQRTNVQDLSKWSELKFRLNEGSTLPVCLESVSSKQQLVVSVLQCLNRLLCIGAILHTRSPLLTHPSTSSEDEEGESENLHLSDD; encoded by the exons atgCATGAAGAGTGTGTATCGCTGCAGCAGTCTCTCAGTGTGGTGGGGGTTTTGGAGTGTGTGGTGCGGCGTTGTGTCGGTCCTGAAGGTGGAAGTGTGCTGCTCACACGAGACACTGGAGAAATAATCATCACCAGACATGGACAACGAATTCTCAGCACACTACACCTGGAGCACCCAATGGCCAG GATGGTGTTGGACTGTGTGAGTGCACATGCTCAAGTGACTGCGGATGGCACAAAGTCATTTATTCTCCTGCTGGCCGCGTTGCTGCGTGGAATTCGGAACTCGGCAGACAAACATGGCATAGGACACTCTTCTGCTCCTTATCTTCGAAATCTAGCTCATCGGCTGCTGGCATTCAGCTGTAAGGagtttgatgatgtcataacaCACAAAATCCTCCCAAATGCCTCTTTCTATTGTAGTTGCCATAGTTACAAATCCAGCAGCATTCTTGATTTGTTGGTCGGTGGGTATATTGCTGGAAGACTGGGCGTTGGCCAGGCTGATATATTGAAACGTGTTCTATGTGAATTCTACCACAAAGTGAGCCAAGGTCAAGATGCTGTAAGAACAATAACATTCCTTCATTCACATTTCTCTCTGTTGCATACGACAGTGACAGGGCTTCCAATTGGATGTTCAGAGGTGATCGAAGGGTTGGTTGTGACTCGTGATTGGTCGGTGTGGACAGACCCGAATGGATCAGCCAAAGCGCTTATTATATATGAAAGTCTTGGATCCTGCCTCATTGCAGCAAGCAACAATATATCACTGTGTGTTCAACATGACTGGCTGTCCCGTACAGATCGAGCCTTGGAACAGAAGTTAGCTAGTGTGTTACAgttacaggtgtgtgtgttattgtcaTCTGTGAAACAGCCAGAAAGCGTGTTGCAGTGGGCCAGGCTGAACCACATCTCTCTGTTGGAGTGTGTCGACTCGGCTCAGCTGGATTTGCTTTGTCGCATCAGCGGAACAGAGACGGTCCCTCATCCATCTCTTCAACACCTCCTGATGCTAAAGTTCTGTAGCCGTTTTCAGCTGGGTGGACATCGCTACGCTTGTCTGGGAACTTTCTCACAAGGTGTGCCTCAAGCACACACACTTGTTTTATGTGGACCTGCGCCGGGACTCCTCGACCAGATTGTGTGCGTGAGCCGAGGAGTATTTACACTTTTGGAACATCTTTGTCAGTCCATCATTAGTACACAAAAACAGCTAAATAAATACACAGATTCTGAAATTGAGACACAGGAAAATTTGGAAAGCTCTGTTCCGGtttccagccaatcacagcgtTCCGATTTGGACCTATCACAAATCTTTCTTTCATCTCAGGACTTGTGGGATAGAATTATGAGAGCTGGTGGAGTGATTCCTGTTGGTGGCACGTTTGAGTTCTTGttacatcacttcctgttgaATGCCCGTAACCATGGTGACTCAGAGAGCTGTAGACTGTTGGCAGAGGCTTTACTGTGTGTGCCTAGAACTTTGTACTCTCGTAGACGCTTCCTAGATGCCCAAACACATCTCTTAAGTGAACTTAAGCAAAGGACTAATGTGCAAGATTTATCCAAATGGTCAGAGCTCAAGTTCAGGCTTAATGAAGGTTCAACACTTCCGGTGTGTTTAGAGTCGGTCAGTAGTAAACAACAGCTGGTCGTTTCTGTGTTACAGTGTTTAAACAGACTTTTATGTATAGGGGCGATTCTACACACCCGCTCTCCACTACTCACCCACCCTTCCACTAGCTCTGAGGATGAAGAAGGAGAGTCAGAAAACCTGCATCTTTCAGACGATTGA
- the bbs10 gene encoding Bardet-Biedl syndrome 10 protein isoform X2, with the protein MHEECVSLQQSLSVVGVLECVVRRCVGPEGGSVLLTRDTGEIIITRHGQRILSTLHLEHPMARMVLDCVSAHAQVTADGTKSFILLLAALLRGIRNSADKHGIGHSSAPYLRNLAHRLLAFSLTGLPIGCSEVIEGLVVTRDWSVWTDPNGSAKALIIYESLGSCLIAASNNISLCVQHDWLSRTDRALEQKLASVLQLQVCVLLSSVKQPESVLQWARLNHISLLECVDSAQLDLLCRISGTETVPHPSLQHLLMLKFCSRFQLGGHRYACLGTFSQGVPQAHTLVLCGPAPGLLDQIVCVSRGVFTLLEHLCQSIISTQKQLNKYTDSEIETQENLESSVPVSSQSQRSDLDLSQIFLSSQDLWDRIMRAGGVIPVGGTFEFLLHHFLLNARNHGDSESCRLLAEALLCVPRTLYSRRRFLDAQTHLLSELKQRTNVQDLSKWSELKFRLNEGSTLPVCLESVSSKQQLVVSVLQCLNRLLCIGAILHTRSPLLTHPSTSSEDEEGESENLHLSDD; encoded by the exons atgCATGAAGAGTGTGTATCGCTGCAGCAGTCTCTCAGTGTGGTGGGGGTTTTGGAGTGTGTGGTGCGGCGTTGTGTCGGTCCTGAAGGTGGAAGTGTGCTGCTCACACGAGACACTGGAGAAATAATCATCACCAGACATGGACAACGAATTCTCAGCACACTACACCTGGAGCACCCAATGGCCAG GATGGTGTTGGACTGTGTGAGTGCACATGCTCAAGTGACTGCGGATGGCACAAAGTCATTTATTCTCCTGCTGGCCGCGTTGCTGCGTGGAATTCGGAACTCGGCAGACAAACATGGCATAGGACACTCTTCTGCTCCTTATCTTCGAAATCTAGCTCATCGGCTGCTGGCATTCAGCT TGACAGGGCTTCCAATTGGATGTTCAGAGGTGATCGAAGGGTTGGTTGTGACTCGTGATTGGTCGGTGTGGACAGACCCGAATGGATCAGCCAAAGCGCTTATTATATATGAAAGTCTTGGATCCTGCCTCATTGCAGCAAGCAACAATATATCACTGTGTGTTCAACATGACTGGCTGTCCCGTACAGATCGAGCCTTGGAACAGAAGTTAGCTAGTGTGTTACAgttacaggtgtgtgtgttattgtcaTCTGTGAAACAGCCAGAAAGCGTGTTGCAGTGGGCCAGGCTGAACCACATCTCTCTGTTGGAGTGTGTCGACTCGGCTCAGCTGGATTTGCTTTGTCGCATCAGCGGAACAGAGACGGTCCCTCATCCATCTCTTCAACACCTCCTGATGCTAAAGTTCTGTAGCCGTTTTCAGCTGGGTGGACATCGCTACGCTTGTCTGGGAACTTTCTCACAAGGTGTGCCTCAAGCACACACACTTGTTTTATGTGGACCTGCGCCGGGACTCCTCGACCAGATTGTGTGCGTGAGCCGAGGAGTATTTACACTTTTGGAACATCTTTGTCAGTCCATCATTAGTACACAAAAACAGCTAAATAAATACACAGATTCTGAAATTGAGACACAGGAAAATTTGGAAAGCTCTGTTCCGGtttccagccaatcacagcgtTCCGATTTGGACCTATCACAAATCTTTCTTTCATCTCAGGACTTGTGGGATAGAATTATGAGAGCTGGTGGAGTGATTCCTGTTGGTGGCACGTTTGAGTTCTTGttacatcacttcctgttgaATGCCCGTAACCATGGTGACTCAGAGAGCTGTAGACTGTTGGCAGAGGCTTTACTGTGTGTGCCTAGAACTTTGTACTCTCGTAGACGCTTCCTAGATGCCCAAACACATCTCTTAAGTGAACTTAAGCAAAGGACTAATGTGCAAGATTTATCCAAATGGTCAGAGCTCAAGTTCAGGCTTAATGAAGGTTCAACACTTCCGGTGTGTTTAGAGTCGGTCAGTAGTAAACAACAGCTGGTCGTTTCTGTGTTACAGTGTTTAAACAGACTTTTATGTATAGGGGCGATTCTACACACCCGCTCTCCACTACTCACCCACCCTTCCACTAGCTCTGAGGATGAAGAAGGAGAGTCAGAAAACCTGCATCTTTCAGACGATTGA
- the si:dkey-30c15.17 gene encoding crystal protein: protein MDITGSDDKIPGLNKIKRDGLDNTASVDSSNVDPVVTTRLGRVRGLTLDKAYVFSGIPYADPPVGVKRWASPSPASPWTYIYDATFPRPACMQVCAGEFSQVSEDCLYLNVFVPLSVNLSSPIVTSLPVMVWIHGGDFVAGSASKPLYDGRFISNYSNTVVVNIEYRLGAFGFLVTGIDPESSAVGNYGILDQQAALLWVQENIAAFGGDPNKVTLFGESAGAQSVCLHLMVQNSESLFRHAAVQSLPFSIPLKTRLDAMKLGWDFAKLTNCSVFDLACLRSLSAQDVLNAQVKSGKSINPFRFLEAFETWGPFIDRELIQEQPITAFQKGHWQSYKPVILGTTSEEGVLFVYGIFNKSVSMLESVLYIAAIFKQHTLKILHKYIPFYRNVDKRVMLSQIVTDYMFLCPTRWSARSGVSVGGSVWMYVFDHPPSDDSIWANLTFCFNHTCHGAELPFLFDSAPSTNLTLTPQETLLANQMTCYWGAFAHAGDPNSRGEQTPFCREQRLPVWPKYTFTEGWSILNLTLQSHPQHGNRDHFCDFWDRLDLY, encoded by the exons ATGGATATTACTGGAAGTGATGATAAAATACCTGGGCTAAATAAGATAAAGCGTGATGGTTTGGATAACACTGCTTCGGTTGATAGCTCTAATGTGGACCCTGTGGTCACCACACGTCTGGGTCGAGTTCGCGGTCTTACTTTAGATAAAGCTTATGTGTTTTCTGGGATTCCGTATGCGGACCCTCCAGTGGGGGTGAAACGCTGGGCGTCTCCTTCACCCGCGTCACCTTGGACATACATATATGATGCCACATTTCCCCGTCCTGCATGCATGCAGGTATGCGCTGGAGAGTTCTCTCAG GTTAGCGAGGACTGTCTTTATCTAAATGTGTTTGTCCCATTGAGTGTCAATTTATCATCACCAATAGTGACATCACTCCCAGTGATGGTGTGGATTCACGGTGGTGACTTCGTCGCTGGCTCCGCCTCCAAACCATTGTATGATGGACGCTTCATCAGTAACTATAGCAACACAGTGGTTGTAAACATAGAGTATCGTCTTG GTGCATTTGGGTTCTTAGTCACGGGAATAGATCCAGAGAGCTCTGCAGTTGGGAATTATGGGATTCTAGACCAGCAGGCAGCCTTGCTGTGGGTCCAAGAAAACATTGCTGCTTTTGGAGGAGACCCAAATAAG gtgacTCTCTTTGGCGAGAGCGCCGGAGCCCAATCGGTGTGTCTTCATCTAATGGTACAGAACAGCGAGTCTTTGTTTAGACATGCAGCCGTACAGAGTTTACCATTCTCTATACCATTAAAAACAAG GTTGGATGCCATGAAACTGGGTTGGGATTTTGctaaactgacaaactgctcAGTATTTGATCTGGCTTGCCTGCGGTCCCTCAGTGCTCAAGATGTGCTCAACGCCCAGGTTAAATCAG GTAAGAGCATAAACCCCTTCCGCTTCCTGGAAGCCTTTGAGACCTGGGGGCCATTCATTGACAGAGAGCTGATCCAGGAACAACCAATCACAGCCTTCCAAAAAGGCCATTGGCAAAGTTACAAGCCAGTTATACTAG GTACGACCTCTGAGGAAGGTGTGCTCTTTGTTTATGggatttttaataaatctgtGTCAATGCTGGAAAGTGTGCTGTACATTGCGGCTATTTTTAAGCAACATACACTTAAAATTCTGCACAAATACATCCCATTCTACCGAAACGTGGACAAACGGGTCATGCTTTCACAG ATTGTAACAGATTACATGTTTCTGTGCCCGACCCGATGGTCTGCCCGTTCTGGAGTGAGCGTCGGTGGATCGGTCTGGATGTATGTATTCGACCATCCACCGTCTGATGACAGCATATGGGCGAATCTTACGTTTTGCTTTAATCACACTTGTCATGGAGCAGAGCTTCCCTTTTTGTTTGACTCCGCCCCTAGCACTAACCTCACACTTACTCCTCAAGAGACCCTCTTAGCCAATCAGATGACATGTTACTGGGGAGCATTTGCGCACGCAGGGGACCCAAATTCACGGGGGGAGCAGACACCCTTCTGCAGAGAGCAGAGGCTTCCTGTTTGGCCAAAATACACATTCACTGAGGGCTGGTCAATCCTCAACCTGACTCTACAGTCACACCCACAGCATGGGAACAGAGACCATTTCTGTGATTTTTGGGACAGGTTGGACCTTTATTGA